A DNA window from Streptomyces sp. CA-278952 contains the following coding sequences:
- a CDS encoding PmoA family protein — MTQHATDPFPDLPATLACGSDTVAHYGYAPGADGRPRLHPVTTLGGIAVTEERPTDHLHHLGVSVAVPDVAGYNFWGGRTFVRGRGPTALDNHGVQRHLARPHRSPNGFTQELGWEAAGVELLREHRTLSATRISGTAWELDFSFVLTNPGGTDLSIGSPATNGRPGAGYGGFFWRAPKEAEPPTVFSGAHEGESAVHGRTADWLALSGDGWTLVFVGATEETRRDPWFVRTSEYPGVGSSLAAHERLPVAAGASVVRRIITVVVDGRPDRETAARYAREAVAR, encoded by the coding sequence ATGACCCAGCACGCCACCGACCCGTTCCCCGACCTGCCGGCCACCCTTGCCTGCGGCTCCGACACCGTCGCCCACTACGGCTACGCGCCGGGCGCGGACGGCCGCCCCCGCCTGCACCCCGTCACCACGCTCGGCGGGATCGCCGTCACCGAGGAGCGTCCCACCGACCACCTCCACCACCTGGGCGTCTCCGTCGCCGTCCCCGACGTCGCCGGGTACAACTTCTGGGGCGGGCGCACCTTCGTACGGGGCCGGGGGCCCACCGCACTCGACAACCACGGCGTCCAACGCCACCTGGCCCGCCCGCACCGCAGCCCGAACGGCTTCACGCAGGAGCTCGGCTGGGAAGCGGCCGGCGTCGAGCTCCTGCGTGAGCACCGCACCCTGTCGGCCACCCGGATCTCCGGCACCGCCTGGGAGCTGGACTTCTCCTTCGTGCTCACCAACCCCGGGGGCACGGATCTCTCCATCGGCAGCCCCGCGACCAACGGCCGGCCGGGCGCCGGGTACGGCGGCTTCTTCTGGCGCGCCCCCAAGGAGGCCGAACCGCCCACCGTGTTCAGCGGCGCGCACGAGGGCGAGAGCGCGGTTCACGGCCGCACCGCCGACTGGCTGGCGCTCTCCGGGGACGGCTGGACGCTCGTGTTCGTGGGGGCGACCGAGGAGACCCGGCGCGACCCATGGTTCGTGAGGACCTCCGAGTACCCGGGCGTCGGCTCCAGCCTGGCGGCGCACGAGCGGCTGCCCGTAGCCGCCGGAGCGTCGGTCGTGCGCCGGATCATCACCGTCGTCGTGGACGGCAGGCCCGACCGGGAGACCGCCGCCCGGTACGCGCGCGAGGCGGTGGCCCGGTGA
- a CDS encoding Gfo/Idh/MocA family protein has product MREETAPTAAPAARVPVVPTAPVPAPVPVVLAGARGHGRWHLANVRRLQHQGRVRLAGICELEPLTAGELAASGFGAGESPEQSDDFGALLDGTGARAAIICTPIQTHTELALAAAARGVHLLLEKPPAAGWADYARMAEGVERAGIACQVGFQSFGSHALPAIRELVATGAIGTVTGFGAAGAWVRDDAYFRRAPWAGRRRIGTTDVVDGVLTNPLAHAVATALELACRGRSEEVTSIETELYRAHAIEADDTSSVRVTTAGGPSVTVAVTLCAERAGEPYVIVHGEKGRITFWYKQDRVLVQRAGRGPEETVHGRTDLLENLLDHLEHGTPLLVPPASTGAFMRVVEAVRSAPEPAPLPDRAWETRYDGPGGGPRRVVPGIDSLVAAGAESLSLFSELGAPWARVGEAAAS; this is encoded by the coding sequence ATGAGGGAAGAGACCGCCCCCACCGCGGCCCCGGCCGCCCGCGTGCCCGTCGTCCCGACCGCCCCGGTGCCCGCCCCCGTGCCCGTCGTCCTGGCCGGCGCCCGGGGCCACGGCCGGTGGCACCTCGCCAATGTGCGCCGGCTCCAGCACCAGGGCCGGGTCAGGCTGGCCGGCATCTGCGAGCTGGAGCCGCTGACCGCCGGTGAACTCGCCGCCTCCGGCTTCGGCGCCGGCGAGTCGCCCGAGCAGTCCGACGACTTCGGCGCGCTTCTGGACGGCACCGGAGCGCGGGCGGCCATCATCTGCACCCCCATCCAGACCCACACCGAGCTGGCCCTCGCCGCCGCAGCCCGGGGCGTCCACCTGCTGCTGGAGAAGCCGCCCGCCGCCGGCTGGGCCGACTACGCGCGGATGGCCGAAGGCGTCGAACGAGCGGGCATCGCCTGCCAGGTGGGGTTCCAGTCCTTCGGGTCGCACGCCCTGCCCGCCATCCGCGAGCTGGTGGCCACCGGAGCCATCGGGACCGTCACCGGCTTCGGGGCCGCCGGGGCGTGGGTCCGGGACGACGCCTACTTCCGGCGGGCGCCCTGGGCCGGGCGGCGCAGGATCGGCACCACCGACGTGGTCGACGGCGTCCTCACCAATCCCCTGGCGCACGCCGTGGCCACCGCGCTCGAACTGGCCTGCCGGGGCAGGTCCGAGGAGGTCACCTCCATCGAGACGGAGCTGTACCGGGCGCACGCCATCGAGGCGGACGACACCAGCAGCGTCCGCGTCACCACCGCCGGCGGGCCGAGTGTCACCGTCGCCGTCACCCTGTGCGCCGAACGGGCCGGGGAGCCGTACGTCATCGTGCACGGTGAGAAGGGACGGATCACCTTCTGGTACAAGCAGGACCGCGTCCTGGTGCAGCGCGCAGGACGGGGCCCCGAGGAGACCGTCCACGGGCGGACCGATCTCCTGGAGAACCTCCTCGACCACCTGGAGCACGGCACACCGCTGCTGGTTCCGCCCGCGTCCACGGGGGCGTTCATGCGCGTCGTCGAGGCCGTACGCAGCGCCCCCGAGCCCGCCCCGCTGCCCGACCGTGCCTGGGAGACCCGGTACGACGGGCCGGGCGGCGGGCCGAGGCGGGTCGTGCCGGGCATCGACTCCCTGGTCGCCGCCGGGGCCGAGTCCCTCAGCCTCTTCTCCGAACTGGGCGCCCCCTGGGCCCGGGTGGGCGAGGCGGCCGCCTCATGA
- a CDS encoding ABC transporter substrate-binding protein — protein sequence MTISKTQRGRTAATVSIAAVLALTATACGDDGSGSGTEGSGKGEITFWDNNGGPRTAVWTEIIKDFEKQHPDIEVKYVPIPIADVQSKYDTAIAGGGLPDVGGVGTAYLANMVSQEALEPVNDRLEKSALKGKLVESMVESVRAAAGRGDDVYSVPTSANNGVLWYRTDLFEQAGLKAPDTWANFYTAAEKLTDAKNNKFGYTIRGGAGSIAQALDSVYGQSGITEFWDGDKTTLNDPKNVAALEKYAGLFKKTTPAADVNNDFTKMVAQWDTGTIGMLSHNLGSYQDHLKALGEDKFAGIPAPIGDGGTRVQVSNPVDGLGLFRTSRNKTAAWKFIEFAASHASNSKWNKSAGAIPANTEAAKDPWIKETESTALAAQTLTDGSTKVVDLPYYLPDWNNISKADNEPEFQKVLLGKITAKAFLDDMAEQLNAANKEWKEIGNG from the coding sequence ATGACCATTTCGAAGACCCAGCGGGGACGTACCGCGGCCACGGTCTCCATCGCGGCGGTGCTCGCGCTGACGGCGACCGCGTGCGGCGACGACGGCAGCGGCTCCGGCACGGAGGGCAGCGGAAAGGGCGAGATCACCTTCTGGGACAACAACGGCGGTCCGCGCACCGCCGTCTGGACCGAGATCATCAAGGACTTCGAGAAGCAGCACCCGGACATCGAGGTCAAGTACGTCCCGATCCCGATCGCCGACGTCCAGTCCAAGTACGACACCGCGATCGCGGGCGGCGGGCTGCCGGACGTCGGTGGCGTCGGCACGGCCTATCTGGCCAACATGGTCTCCCAGGAAGCCCTGGAGCCGGTCAACGACCGGCTGGAGAAGTCCGCGCTGAAGGGCAAACTGGTCGAGTCCATGGTCGAGAGCGTCCGCGCGGCGGCCGGCCGGGGCGACGACGTCTACTCCGTACCGACCTCCGCGAACAACGGCGTGCTCTGGTACCGCACCGACCTGTTCGAGCAGGCCGGTCTGAAGGCCCCCGACACCTGGGCGAATTTCTACACGGCGGCCGAGAAGCTGACCGACGCGAAGAACAACAAGTTCGGCTACACGATCCGCGGCGGCGCCGGCTCCATCGCGCAGGCCCTGGACTCCGTCTACGGGCAGTCCGGCATCACCGAGTTCTGGGACGGTGACAAGACGACGCTCAACGACCCGAAGAACGTCGCCGCTCTGGAGAAGTACGCCGGGCTCTTCAAGAAGACCACGCCCGCAGCCGACGTCAACAATGACTTCACCAAGATGGTGGCCCAGTGGGACACCGGCACGATCGGCATGCTGAGCCACAACCTGGGCTCCTACCAGGACCATCTGAAGGCTCTCGGTGAGGACAAGTTCGCGGGCATACCCGCGCCCATCGGGGACGGCGGCACCCGGGTGCAGGTCTCCAACCCCGTGGACGGCCTCGGACTCTTCCGGACGAGCCGGAACAAGACCGCGGCGTGGAAGTTCATCGAGTTCGCGGCCTCCCACGCGTCCAACAGCAAGTGGAACAAGTCGGCGGGCGCCATCCCGGCCAACACCGAAGCGGCGAAGGACCCCTGGATCAAGGAGACCGAGTCGACCGCGCTGGCCGCGCAAACCCTGACCGACGGCTCCACGAAGGTCGTCGATCTGCCCTACTACCTGCCCGACTGGAACAACATCAGCAAGGCGGACAACGAGCCGGAGTTCCAGAAGGTGTTGCTCGGCAAGATCACGGCCAAGGCGTTCCTCGACGACATGGCCGAGCAGTTGAACGCCGCCAACAAGGAGTGGAAGGAGATCGGCAACGGCTGA
- a CDS encoding glycoside hydrolase family 43 protein, translating into MSPPWSSDLGDGTYRNPVLNADWSDPDVVRVGDDYYLTASSFGRSPGLPLLHSRDLVNWTAVGHALDRLEPAAEFAAPRHDRGVWAPSLRHHGGRFWIFWGDPDHGVQQISAPRVEGPWSAPHLLKAGKGFIDACPLWDEETGEAYLVHAWARSRSGVKNRLTGHRMSPDGRELLDAGSTLVDADRIPGWFTLEGPKLYRRDGYFWIFAPAGGVETGWQGAFRSRDFFGPYEERVVLAQGRTDVNGPHQGGWVHTSAGEDWFLHFQARGAYGRVVHLQPMRWDAEGWPVIGDGGEPVPRHTKPVAPAQPVAAPAVDDDFPHGRPGAQWQWTANPRPGWTTRHSGAGLRLTCVRTAYEHDLRLLPNILVQRLPAEAFTVDVDLALDSGEPGAKAGLAVVGDAFDWIGLAVAADGTVRLVHRFAEGVATHERDAAGSRASPGGRARLRVEVAAGARCRFSADTGDGFRPSGQVFAATPWRWVGALLGLFATAPAGTVPAGTARFTAFRVTGTHPPQKYTSTDPSPSHPSHPSHPHHQTEKSRR; encoded by the coding sequence GTGAGCCCGCCCTGGAGCTCCGACCTCGGTGACGGGACGTACCGCAACCCGGTCCTCAACGCCGACTGGTCCGACCCCGACGTCGTCCGCGTCGGTGACGACTACTACCTCACCGCGTCCAGCTTCGGCCGGTCCCCCGGGCTGCCGCTCCTGCACTCCCGCGACCTGGTCAACTGGACCGCCGTCGGACACGCGCTGGACCGCCTCGAACCCGCCGCCGAGTTCGCCGCTCCCCGCCACGACCGCGGGGTCTGGGCCCCCTCGCTGCGCCACCACGGCGGACGCTTCTGGATCTTCTGGGGCGACCCCGACCACGGTGTCCAGCAGATCAGCGCACCCCGCGTCGAGGGCCCTTGGAGCGCCCCGCATCTGCTCAAGGCGGGCAAGGGGTTCATCGACGCCTGCCCGCTGTGGGACGAGGAGACCGGCGAGGCCTATCTCGTCCACGCCTGGGCCAGGTCCCGCTCCGGCGTCAAGAACCGGCTCACCGGCCACAGGATGAGCCCCGACGGCCGCGAACTCCTCGACGCGGGATCGACGCTGGTGGACGCCGACCGGATTCCGGGCTGGTTCACCCTCGAAGGCCCCAAGCTCTACCGGCGCGACGGCTATTTCTGGATCTTCGCACCGGCCGGCGGCGTGGAGACCGGCTGGCAGGGCGCCTTCCGTTCCCGGGACTTCTTCGGCCCGTACGAGGAACGCGTCGTCCTCGCCCAGGGCCGCACCGACGTCAACGGCCCCCATCAGGGCGGCTGGGTGCACACCTCCGCGGGTGAGGACTGGTTCCTGCACTTCCAGGCCCGGGGAGCGTACGGGCGGGTCGTCCACCTCCAGCCGATGCGCTGGGACGCCGAAGGGTGGCCCGTCATCGGCGACGGGGGCGAGCCCGTGCCCCGGCACACCAAACCCGTCGCCCCCGCCCAGCCGGTGGCGGCACCCGCCGTCGACGACGACTTCCCCCACGGCCGCCCCGGGGCCCAGTGGCAGTGGACGGCCAACCCGCGCCCCGGCTGGACCACCCGGCACAGCGGGGCCGGGTTGCGGCTGACCTGCGTACGGACCGCGTACGAGCACGACCTGCGGCTGCTGCCCAACATTCTGGTCCAGCGGCTGCCCGCCGAAGCGTTCACCGTCGACGTGGATCTCGCACTGGACAGCGGCGAACCGGGCGCCAAGGCCGGACTCGCCGTGGTGGGCGACGCCTTCGACTGGATCGGGCTCGCGGTCGCCGCGGACGGCACTGTGCGGCTCGTCCACCGCTTCGCCGAGGGCGTCGCCACACACGAACGGGACGCGGCCGGGTCCCGTGCGTCCCCCGGCGGACGGGCCAGGCTGCGCGTCGAGGTCGCGGCGGGGGCCCGCTGCCGCTTCTCCGCCGACACCGGCGACGGGTTCCGGCCCTCGGGCCAGGTCTTCGCCGCCACCCCCTGGCGCTGGGTCGGGGCCCTCCTCGGGCTCTTCGCCACCGCGCCGGCAGGGACGGTCCCCGCCGGAACGGCCCGCTTCACCGCATTCCGCGTCACCGGCACCCACCCCCCGCAGAAGTACACGAGTACGGATCCATCTCCATCACACCCATCACACCCATCACACCCGCATCACCAGACAGAGAAGAGCCGACGATGA
- a CDS encoding carbohydrate ABC transporter permease: protein MAPTAAVATPPPKETRRRRASPRRLPYLLIAPAGLLMLGFIAYPVLSVFYYSLQNYNVTKPWRNGFAGLDNFRRMFTEDDQFWPTLGFSAQWVVTQVTLQLLLGLALALIVNQTFIGRGISRAMVFSPWAVSGVLTSTIWILLYNSSTGFSRYLADAGIGEYGTSVLSDTGTVFWAATVTELWRGVPFFAILILADLQSVSKELYEAASVDGAGRLRQFFHITLPHLRDAIILATLLRGVWEFNNVDLLYTLTGGGPAGETTTLPLYVANTGIEGHDFGYASALTTVAFVILLFCSIVYLRLSKFGGDRT, encoded by the coding sequence ATGGCCCCAACCGCAGCCGTGGCCACACCGCCGCCCAAAGAGACCCGGCGCCGCCGGGCAAGCCCCCGCCGCCTGCCGTATCTACTGATCGCGCCGGCGGGCCTCCTGATGCTGGGCTTCATCGCCTACCCGGTGCTCAGCGTCTTCTACTACAGCCTGCAGAACTACAACGTCACCAAGCCGTGGCGGAACGGCTTCGCCGGGCTCGACAACTTCCGGCGCATGTTCACCGAGGACGACCAGTTCTGGCCGACGCTCGGGTTCAGTGCCCAGTGGGTCGTCACCCAGGTCACGCTCCAGCTGCTCCTCGGCCTGGCGCTCGCCCTGATCGTCAACCAGACGTTCATCGGGCGCGGCATCTCCCGGGCCATGGTCTTCTCCCCCTGGGCCGTCTCCGGTGTGCTGACCAGCACGATCTGGATCCTGCTCTACAACTCCTCGACGGGGTTCAGCCGCTACCTCGCGGACGCCGGGATCGGCGAGTACGGCACGTCGGTGCTCTCGGACACCGGAACCGTCTTCTGGGCGGCCACCGTCACCGAACTCTGGCGCGGCGTCCCCTTCTTCGCGATTCTCATCCTCGCCGACCTCCAGTCCGTCTCGAAGGAGTTGTACGAGGCGGCCTCGGTCGACGGCGCGGGCCGGCTGCGGCAGTTCTTCCACATCACGCTGCCCCACCTGCGGGACGCGATCATCCTCGCCACCCTGCTGCGCGGTGTCTGGGAGTTCAACAACGTCGACCTGCTCTACACCCTCACCGGCGGAGGGCCCGCGGGGGAGACCACCACCCTGCCGCTCTACGTGGCCAACACCGGCATCGAGGGCCACGACTTCGGGTACGCCTCCGCGCTCACCACCGTCGCCTTCGTGATCCTCCTCTTCTGTTCGATCGTCTATCTGCGCCTGAGCAAGTTCGGAGGCGACCGCACGTGA
- a CDS encoding carbohydrate ABC transporter permease, whose product MTALLTEKNGTARRSSAPGSPPSSPRRRPGRERAFDDVPRWQIYLPLGLYLLFTLIPFYWMLLFAVRPAGSTSLVPWPMTGAHFDKVWNERSFAVFFQNSMIVGVATLVATTLVALAGGYALARFDFKIKGAFMLALLCSQFIPGALMLVPLFEIFRNLQMINSLWSVVIAETVFQLPLSIILISGFIKNVPVSLEEAAWVDGCSRFTAFRTVVLPLLRPGLIAVGSFAFVHSWNHFLFALIFLSEQDKQTIPVGLNTLIGADSVDLGALAAGGVIAAVPVVIVFAFIQKWLVTGFSAGAVKG is encoded by the coding sequence GTGACCGCCCTGCTCACCGAGAAGAACGGAACCGCTCGGCGGTCCTCCGCTCCCGGCTCCCCGCCGTCCTCCCCGCGCCGTCGCCCCGGGCGGGAGCGCGCCTTCGACGACGTGCCGCGCTGGCAGATCTATCTGCCGCTCGGCCTCTACCTGCTCTTCACCCTCATCCCGTTCTACTGGATGCTGCTCTTCGCCGTACGGCCCGCCGGCTCCACCTCGTTGGTGCCCTGGCCGATGACCGGAGCGCACTTCGACAAGGTCTGGAACGAGCGGAGCTTCGCCGTCTTCTTCCAGAACAGCATGATCGTCGGCGTCGCGACGCTCGTCGCCACGACCCTGGTCGCCCTGGCCGGCGGCTACGCCCTGGCCCGGTTCGACTTCAAGATCAAGGGCGCGTTCATGCTCGCGTTGCTCTGTTCGCAGTTCATCCCGGGCGCCCTGATGCTCGTACCCCTTTTCGAGATCTTCCGGAACCTCCAGATGATCAATTCGCTCTGGAGCGTCGTCATCGCGGAGACGGTGTTCCAGCTCCCGCTGTCGATCATCCTGATCAGCGGTTTCATCAAGAACGTCCCCGTCTCCCTGGAGGAGGCCGCCTGGGTCGACGGCTGCTCGCGCTTCACCGCCTTCCGCACCGTCGTCCTGCCGCTCCTGCGCCCCGGGCTGATCGCCGTCGGCTCCTTCGCGTTCGTGCACAGCTGGAACCACTTCCTCTTCGCCCTGATATTCCTGAGCGAGCAGGACAAGCAGACGATCCCGGTCGGTCTCAACACCCTGATCGGCGCGGACAGCGTCGACCTGGGCGCGCTCGCGGCGGGCGGTGTCATCGCGGCCGTTCCCGTGGTGATCGTCTTCGCCTTCATCCAGAAGTGGCTCGTCACGGGCTTCAGCGCCGGCGCGGTGAAGGGATGA